The following proteins are co-located in the Shouchella hunanensis genome:
- a CDS encoding M3 family oligoendopeptidase — MKETVQFPMTWDLHSIFEGGSDSNEFTEFFNETNKQLDQWLDKPSVQVEELVQAIETISPRLWQTAAFVSCLAAQDVKDKQALLLAENVQEQKVKAQKLYLSLEEELRSMSDDAFNRLLTNEQVKPSAYLLKKTRSHALDKMNTEKEELATKLAKDGYHAWGSVYNEAVGRMVIPFEEDGETKMLSAGQLHNRLGSTDRQVRERASEAALHAWEEQAPLFTQTLNRLAGFRLKLYEERGWENVLKEPLELNGMTEDTLNTMWATITKNKPEFYAYMDKKATLLGVDQLSIHDVGAPLPLEDASKNTIPYEEACHLIIKHFNRFSPKMAEFAEMALREGWVEAENRSGKRPGGFCTNFPMNKETRIFMTYDGSMSNVATLAHELGHAYHSWCLKDNDVQSQKQYPMSIAETASTFAEMIVADALVDEAESSDVKKMLLENKLSRSLAFFMNIHSRFLFETRFYEERKNGMVPTERLNELMVDAQKEAYGDKLSSYDPYFWASKLHFHITGQPFYNFPYTFGYLFSMGIYARALKSETSFESAYISLLQDSGSMTVEALAEKHLNVDLTKPDFWQEAIDVVLEDIRKF; from the coding sequence ATGAAAGAAACTGTTCAGTTTCCAATGACGTGGGATCTACATTCAATTTTTGAAGGCGGAAGCGATTCAAATGAATTCACAGAATTCTTCAACGAAACAAACAAGCAATTAGACCAATGGTTAGACAAACCGTCCGTTCAAGTGGAAGAATTAGTCCAAGCGATTGAAACCATTAGCCCAAGACTTTGGCAAACAGCTGCATTCGTCTCTTGCCTAGCCGCTCAAGATGTAAAAGATAAACAGGCGTTACTTTTAGCAGAAAACGTTCAAGAACAAAAAGTGAAAGCACAAAAGCTTTATTTATCTTTAGAGGAAGAATTACGAAGTATGTCTGATGACGCATTCAATCGACTGCTTACAAATGAGCAAGTGAAGCCGTCTGCTTACCTTCTTAAGAAAACCCGTTCACATGCATTAGATAAAATGAATACAGAAAAAGAAGAATTAGCAACAAAACTTGCCAAAGATGGCTATCATGCATGGGGTTCCGTTTACAATGAAGCTGTCGGACGAATGGTTATCCCGTTTGAAGAAGATGGAGAAACAAAGATGTTGTCGGCAGGTCAACTACATAATCGTTTAGGAAGTACAGATCGCCAAGTTCGAGAACGAGCATCAGAGGCTGCTTTACATGCTTGGGAAGAGCAGGCACCATTGTTTACGCAGACGTTAAACCGTTTAGCGGGCTTTCGCTTAAAGCTTTATGAAGAGCGTGGGTGGGAAAATGTTTTAAAAGAACCACTAGAGCTTAACGGTATGACGGAAGACACTTTAAATACAATGTGGGCGACCATTACAAAAAATAAACCTGAATTCTATGCGTACATGGATAAAAAAGCAACATTACTCGGTGTGGATCAGTTATCGATTCATGATGTAGGTGCGCCACTTCCACTCGAAGATGCGTCAAAGAATACCATTCCATATGAAGAAGCGTGTCACTTAATTATTAAACATTTCAACCGGTTTAGTCCAAAAATGGCTGAGTTCGCAGAAATGGCACTGCGTGAAGGTTGGGTAGAAGCAGAAAATCGTTCTGGAAAGCGTCCAGGAGGCTTTTGTACGAACTTCCCAATGAATAAAGAAACACGTATTTTCATGACGTATGACGGGTCGATGTCGAATGTTGCTACCCTTGCCCATGAATTAGGACATGCCTATCACAGCTGGTGTTTAAAAGACAATGACGTACAATCACAAAAGCAATATCCGATGAGTATTGCCGAGACAGCTTCAACGTTTGCAGAAATGATTGTAGCAGACGCTCTTGTTGACGAAGCCGAGAGCTCAGATGTTAAAAAGATGTTGCTCGAAAATAAACTGTCCCGATCTCTTGCTTTCTTTATGAATATTCATTCGCGCTTCTTATTTGAGACACGGTTCTATGAAGAGCGTAAAAACGGTATGGTACCAACAGAACGTTTAAATGAGTTAATGGTAGATGCTCAAAAAGAGGCATATGGCGATAAATTATCTTCTTACGATCCTTATTTTTGGGCATCAAAACTACACTTCCACATTACTGGGCAGCCATTTTATAACTTCCCATATACATTCGGATATTTGTTTAGTATGGGAATCTATGCGCGAGCTTTAAAGTCTGAAACATCCTTTGAAAGTGCGTATATCTCCTTGCTGCAAGATAGCGGAAGCATGACAGTCGAAGCATTAGCAGAGAAACATCTCAATGTAGACTTAACAAAACCTGACTTCTGGCAAGAGGCCATTGATGTAGTGTTAGAAGACATCCGCAAATTTTAA
- a CDS encoding catalase — MTRLTDNQGHPIYDNQNSRTAGQHGPTMLEDYHLVEKLAHFDRERIPERVVHARGVGAYGVFKVKTNMKRYTKAAFLAEDGKETPLFVRFSTVIHGGTSPETLRDPRGFSVKFYTEEGNYDFVGNNLPVFFIRDAIKFPDVIHSLKPDPRTNIQDPDRYWDFMSLSPETTNMLMHLFTDEGIPASYREMRGSSVHAFKWVNAHGNMVYVKLRWVPKKGIRNLSGEEAAEIQGKDFNHATRDLYEAIEKGDFPEWDLYVQILDPADLDHFDFHPLDSTKDWLEEDIPYQHVGTMTLNRNPDNVFAETEQVGFNPGNLVPGIEPSEDKMLQGRIFSYSDTQRYRVGANYLNLPVNCPFAQKANFQRDGAMPIGQQTNRINYEPNRHQETPAEAEEYEDYRAPISGTIGRIAIEKKNHFGQAGKIYRNYEKSVQEALIKNIVGDLEQVKEETALRAVCNFYRADETLGQALANQLKLDISSYVQHADH; from the coding sequence ATGACACGTTTAACAGATAATCAAGGTCATCCGATTTATGACAATCAGAATTCAAGAACAGCCGGGCAACATGGTCCGACTATGCTAGAAGACTATCATTTAGTAGAGAAGCTAGCTCACTTTGACAGAGAGCGTATACCTGAGCGGGTTGTCCATGCACGAGGCGTTGGTGCGTATGGCGTTTTTAAGGTGAAGACGAATATGAAACGTTATACAAAAGCTGCTTTCCTTGCTGAAGATGGAAAAGAAACGCCATTGTTTGTTCGTTTTTCTACTGTTATTCACGGTGGTACCTCTCCAGAAACATTGCGAGATCCTCGTGGCTTTTCTGTGAAGTTTTATACTGAAGAAGGCAACTATGATTTTGTTGGCAACAATTTACCCGTGTTTTTCATTCGAGATGCGATTAAATTTCCAGATGTCATTCACTCATTAAAGCCCGACCCACGTACAAATATTCAAGATCCAGATCGTTACTGGGACTTTATGTCTTTATCACCTGAAACAACGAATATGCTCATGCATTTGTTTACAGATGAAGGCATACCAGCTTCCTACCGAGAAATGCGGGGATCAAGTGTCCATGCGTTTAAGTGGGTGAATGCACATGGGAATATGGTCTATGTAAAGCTGCGTTGGGTTCCGAAAAAAGGTATTCGCAACTTATCAGGAGAAGAAGCAGCTGAAATTCAAGGGAAAGATTTTAACCATGCAACAAGAGATTTGTATGAAGCAATTGAAAAAGGTGACTTTCCAGAGTGGGATCTCTATGTTCAAATTCTTGACCCTGCAGACCTTGATCACTTTGATTTCCATCCACTGGATTCAACGAAAGACTGGTTAGAAGAAGACATTCCTTATCAACACGTTGGTACAATGACATTAAATCGTAATCCGGATAATGTGTTTGCAGAAACGGAGCAAGTTGGTTTCAATCCGGGAAATCTTGTACCAGGAATCGAACCTTCAGAAGATAAAATGCTTCAAGGAAGAATCTTCTCTTACTCTGATACGCAACGCTACCGTGTAGGCGCAAACTATTTAAATTTACCAGTCAATTGCCCATTTGCTCAAAAAGCAAACTTTCAGCGTGATGGTGCAATGCCAATTGGACAGCAGACAAATCGAATAAATTATGAGCCGAACCGTCACCAAGAAACACCTGCTGAGGCGGAAGAGTATGAAGACTATAGAGCGCCTATTAGCGGTACAATAGGTAGAATAGCGATTGAGAAGAAAAATCATTTTGGTCAAGCAGGAAAGATCTACCGTAATTACGAAAAAAGTGTTCAAGAAGCCCTCATTAAAAATATTGTTGGTGATCTAGAACAAGTAAAAGAAGAAACCGCTTTACGTGCAGTTTGTAATTTCTATCGAGCTGATGAAACCCTTGGCCAAGCATTAGCAAATCAATTGAAACTTGATATTTCTAGCTATGTGCAACATGCTGATCACTAA
- a CDS encoding amidohydrolase family protein, which translates to MKIIDAHVHFSRIHTFQQTAVDASMLAYDHTGIERECQDANVIATVGMGVEESVTGAFPDHSAPDLMGLNLPNRPQTMGICIGINPFRFSTESAEKLDALLEEKEYVGVKIYLGYYPYYAFDDVYQPVYELAKKHRVPVVFHTGDTYAEGAILKYAHPLTIDEVAVKHRDVTFVMAHLGDPWCLTAAEVMYKNRNVYADLSGLIVGTTDKVAQHMKKDNSYFDHFKHALIYGDAYERYMFGTDWPLVPIKPYAEWLGGIIPEKHHEAFFHDTALHVFPKLHALI; encoded by the coding sequence TTGAAAATCATTGATGCACATGTTCATTTTTCAAGAATTCACACCTTCCAACAAACAGCAGTCGATGCAAGCATGCTCGCTTATGACCATACGGGGATTGAACGGGAATGTCAAGATGCAAATGTCATCGCAACAGTTGGCATGGGTGTGGAAGAGAGTGTTACCGGTGCTTTTCCCGACCATTCCGCTCCCGATTTAATGGGGCTGAATTTGCCGAATCGACCACAAACAATGGGCATTTGTATCGGGATAAACCCTTTTCGCTTTTCGACAGAATCAGCTGAAAAGCTAGATGCTTTACTAGAAGAAAAAGAATATGTTGGGGTGAAGATTTATTTAGGGTATTATCCATATTATGCATTTGATGATGTGTATCAGCCTGTTTATGAACTTGCGAAAAAGCATCGTGTTCCAGTTGTATTTCATACTGGTGATACGTATGCAGAAGGAGCCATTCTAAAATACGCACACCCCTTAACCATTGATGAGGTTGCTGTAAAGCATCGGGATGTGACATTTGTTATGGCCCATTTAGGAGATCCGTGGTGTTTAACCGCGGCAGAAGTGATGTACAAGAATCGGAATGTGTATGCAGACTTATCTGGTCTAATTGTGGGAACAACAGATAAAGTAGCGCAGCATATGAAAAAAGATAATTCATACTTCGATCATTTTAAACATGCGCTTATTTATGGGGATGCTTATGAGCGCTACATGTTCGGTACCGATTGGCCACTTGTCCCAATTAAGCCATACGCAGAATGGTTAGGTGGGATTATTCCAGAAAAGCACCATGAGGCATTCTTTCACGATACTGCGCTTCACGTATTTCCGAAATTACATGCATTGATATAA
- a CDS encoding FbpB family small basic protein, with the protein MLGNIQKKVMDLRRRHSVRYEDLMARNRDELLKDADALSKIDDKLYERALKKNRASVDNTSTKSRRY; encoded by the coding sequence ATGTTAGGAAATATTCAGAAAAAGGTGATGGATTTGCGCAGAAGACATTCTGTTCGTTATGAAGACTTAATGGCTAGAAATCGAGATGAATTGTTGAAGGATGCGGATGCACTTTCAAAAATAGACGACAAGTTATACGAACGTGCTCTTAAAAAGAATCGAGCTTCAGTAGACAACACTTCTACCAAGTCACGTCGTTACTAA
- a CDS encoding GNAT family N-acetyltransferase yields the protein MKIVDYEKKFAEATAIMWNESRENFGGGDKVESAEDRDKDERNSGNLSTMLALQENKVVGYCGLAEFKTDKDALYIPLLNAHPQHIGKGIGKQLVLEAIKRTYKAGWPRLDLHTWPGNTKAVPLYKRCGFFWEEREETTHLMNFIPLVLQHPFIKRSVTETNWYQALKRDLTVKPDVEKENEFSVFTYRFEFEHDEVSVGIEHSSRKVYKIETAEAMVEYLLPHKQLFPNHPYEATLKIHNKKNCLLSIHVTETVDNRLQMKMAVDDVLEKNEQKTYRFPFIISEVRKEDEAISDGVTYPMARMPLFMDGIACPLACGYSIKKPFALQAKPQLEQGKVFFQLKNHLPTSQQVNMRVNDHPLVQWNQSEADVSLAATGVESFTLTCKQKRAGVVPLFVELASESKDRHQSLSYTEQVPFLVESDDTVGFFEKERSLVVVNGRRQLVFDYETYFVTMKQFGQDEPWTMLYPSFNEPVSNELAQTGWTLLKPEVTDNGVLITINYPIHNGDAQLTIVYEWEKNGIIEASYVLKNKSRNVLDLKQLIIPFYFQPDSIYLPIKGEVVHVSQINQVWIQDLPLDKLSDPWVFMKWASSTLGVEGKDGAECLEIDDDLCVRWKLDPLQVGEESTSKKLLLYSNIDNSIDHFMARKHTKPVVKPLKQVAFATHGFYHRGGEVNVALQTNPNQPDHGMITIVDDKSVTYPYEPMKGTETIQHKLNQPDQPVTTLAVTVQGKSIRSTHYLQALFVGNKTVTTQVEQENGVEVHLVDNGVFTFKAANSFYPSLYSIKTKREWLHHSFPTAGAKSWWNPWGGGFMTIPTNLQLRTVYEQKRQTSFVTRVDNWNQEWTGIRISITFSDHPIWKNATISQYFLTLPGCMLLTHYTELEDRQDRIDEQEWLMGCFFNRDQLFLYPTNSNQLSFRLGERTQTFAGNQLEKIARLYCEETEETLLIARPKHQRKPEFYENNDVFSYMTREPINWQQENGFAVSQPHCFVWTKGLVQAEGWEWLTSLQFKEE from the coding sequence ATGAAAATTGTAGATTATGAGAAAAAATTTGCTGAAGCTACGGCAATAATGTGGAATGAGAGTCGTGAAAACTTTGGCGGTGGCGACAAAGTTGAATCGGCAGAAGATCGTGATAAAGACGAGCGAAACTCAGGGAATTTGTCAACCATGTTAGCCCTTCAAGAAAACAAGGTGGTAGGCTATTGTGGTTTGGCTGAATTTAAAACGGATAAAGATGCACTATACATTCCATTATTGAATGCTCACCCGCAGCATATCGGTAAAGGGATTGGGAAACAGCTTGTGCTTGAGGCCATCAAACGGACCTATAAAGCAGGGTGGCCTCGTCTTGATTTACATACTTGGCCAGGTAACACAAAAGCTGTTCCATTGTACAAACGATGTGGTTTTTTCTGGGAAGAGCGTGAAGAGACAACCCATTTAATGAACTTTATACCTCTTGTTCTGCAACACCCATTTATAAAGAGATCCGTGACTGAAACAAACTGGTATCAAGCATTAAAACGGGATTTAACGGTAAAACCGGATGTGGAAAAAGAAAATGAATTTTCCGTTTTTACGTATCGCTTTGAGTTCGAGCATGATGAGGTCTCAGTTGGAATTGAGCATTCAAGTCGAAAGGTCTATAAGATTGAAACCGCAGAGGCAATGGTAGAGTATTTACTTCCTCATAAACAATTGTTCCCGAATCATCCATATGAAGCCACTCTTAAAATTCATAATAAAAAGAATTGCCTTCTATCTATTCACGTAACTGAAACGGTTGATAACCGTTTACAAATGAAGATGGCAGTAGATGATGTACTAGAAAAGAATGAACAGAAAACCTATCGTTTTCCGTTTATTATTTCTGAGGTTAGAAAGGAAGATGAAGCAATCTCAGATGGCGTCACATACCCAATGGCACGTATGCCCCTATTTATGGATGGGATAGCTTGTCCATTAGCGTGTGGATATTCAATAAAAAAACCATTTGCACTTCAAGCAAAACCACAGTTAGAACAAGGGAAGGTTTTTTTTCAACTAAAGAATCATCTACCGACAAGTCAACAAGTGAATATGCGTGTGAACGACCATCCGCTTGTTCAGTGGAATCAAAGCGAAGCAGACGTTTCTCTGGCTGCTACTGGTGTAGAATCATTTACACTCACATGTAAGCAAAAACGTGCTGGTGTCGTGCCATTGTTTGTAGAGCTAGCGAGTGAAAGCAAGGACCGACACCAATCTTTAAGCTATACTGAGCAGGTTCCTTTTCTTGTAGAATCAGACGATACCGTTGGTTTTTTCGAAAAGGAGCGAAGTCTTGTTGTTGTGAATGGAAGACGTCAACTCGTCTTTGATTATGAAACGTACTTCGTCACGATGAAACAATTCGGTCAGGACGAACCTTGGACTATGCTTTATCCTAGCTTCAATGAACCAGTATCGAATGAACTGGCTCAAACAGGCTGGACTTTACTCAAGCCGGAAGTGACAGATAATGGTGTACTCATAACAATTAACTATCCTATTCATAATGGAGATGCGCAATTAACCATTGTGTACGAGTGGGAGAAAAATGGAATCATTGAAGCAAGCTATGTTCTTAAAAATAAGAGTAGAAACGTGTTAGATTTAAAACAACTGATTATTCCTTTTTACTTTCAACCTGATTCGATCTATTTGCCTATTAAGGGGGAAGTGGTGCATGTGTCCCAAATAAACCAAGTGTGGATTCAAGATCTACCTTTAGACAAGCTTAGTGATCCATGGGTGTTTATGAAGTGGGCTAGTAGTACTCTAGGAGTTGAGGGAAAAGATGGTGCAGAATGCTTAGAGATCGATGATGACTTATGCGTTCGTTGGAAATTAGATCCGCTTCAAGTTGGGGAAGAATCCACTTCTAAGAAACTACTTCTCTATTCAAATATAGATAACAGCATTGATCATTTTATGGCTAGAAAGCATACGAAGCCAGTTGTAAAACCATTAAAACAAGTGGCGTTTGCTACTCATGGTTTCTACCATCGAGGTGGTGAGGTAAACGTGGCACTTCAAACGAATCCCAATCAACCAGATCATGGGATGATTACAATCGTTGATGACAAATCTGTTACTTATCCGTACGAACCGATGAAGGGCACAGAAACCATTCAGCATAAATTAAACCAACCAGACCAACCAGTAACAACACTTGCCGTTACTGTTCAAGGTAAATCCATCCGATCTACTCATTATTTACAAGCGCTATTTGTTGGGAACAAGACGGTCACGACACAAGTAGAGCAGGAGAATGGAGTAGAGGTTCATCTTGTTGATAATGGTGTTTTCACATTTAAAGCTGCCAATTCGTTTTATCCGTCGTTGTATTCGATTAAGACGAAAAGAGAGTGGCTTCATCACTCTTTCCCTACAGCAGGTGCAAAAAGTTGGTGGAATCCATGGGGCGGCGGCTTTATGACTATACCTACTAATCTACAATTGAGAACGGTATATGAACAAAAACGTCAGACAAGCTTTGTGACGAGAGTGGATAATTGGAATCAAGAGTGGACGGGGATTAGAATATCTATAACCTTTTCAGATCATCCAATTTGGAAAAATGCCACGATTAGCCAATATTTTCTTACGTTGCCAGGATGTATGTTGCTGACACATTATACAGAACTGGAAGATAGACAGGATCGAATCGATGAGCAAGAATGGTTAATGGGATGTTTTTTTAATCGTGATCAATTATTTCTTTACCCTACTAATTCGAATCAGCTTTCGTTTCGATTAGGAGAAAGGACACAAACATTTGCTGGAAATCAATTAGAAAAAATAGCGCGCCTCTATTGTGAAGAGACGGAAGAGACGCTTCTTATAGCTAGACCGAAGCACCAACGCAAACCAGAATTTTATGAGAATAATGATGTATTCTCGTATATGACTAGGGAACCGATTAACTGGCAGCAGGAGAATGGATTTGCTGTTTCACAGCCACATTGTTTTGTATGGACAAAAGGTTTAGTGCAAGCAGAGGGATGGGAATGGTTAACTTCATTGCAATTTAAGGAGGAATAA
- a CDS encoding YfkD famly protein, which yields MKKIMIASLLFMLIQSNLTFAAEEPQKEENTFMIPQSVLSISKENTYKNPTQDLPYLQPSELAQQLLDSTHEEIENPDLIRIMNESSIQFAKLGFAMKASIYLGEWPLAYESKGTEVNWEYQKVNTNYIDNRGGNAPKTMSYYQEQQKKITGGLTAKIPNSEAVEKMMMISAAEKTNLPLAFDTVIGQSTAKNNQYNVPANQVGYLYGYVPAVHEKGDVTYGEVYLTLRGGKPKLDVKNVTEQGIGAWIPVQDNLSFTFMASTKPR from the coding sequence ATGAAAAAGATAATGATCGCATCCTTACTATTTATGCTCATTCAATCAAATCTTACGTTTGCTGCAGAAGAGCCGCAAAAAGAAGAAAATACGTTTATGATTCCTCAGTCTGTGTTATCGATATCAAAAGAAAATACTTATAAAAATCCGACTCAAGATTTGCCATATTTACAACCAAGTGAATTGGCACAGCAACTGTTGGATTCAACTCATGAAGAAATTGAAAATCCAGATCTTATCCGTATTATGAATGAATCATCCATCCAATTTGCCAAATTAGGTTTTGCTATGAAAGCATCCATTTATTTAGGCGAATGGCCACTTGCTTATGAATCAAAAGGAACAGAAGTGAATTGGGAATATCAAAAAGTGAATACGAATTACATTGATAATCGAGGCGGGAATGCGCCAAAAACAATGTCGTATTATCAAGAGCAGCAGAAGAAAATAACCGGTGGATTAACAGCGAAGATACCTAATTCTGAAGCTGTAGAAAAAATGATGATGATTTCTGCAGCAGAAAAAACGAATCTTCCTTTAGCGTTTGATACGGTTATTGGACAAAGCACGGCGAAGAATAATCAATACAACGTGCCAGCAAACCAAGTAGGATACTTGTATGGCTATGTGCCGGCTGTTCATGAAAAAGGGGACGTCACATACGGAGAAGTCTATTTAACGTTACGAGGTGGGAAGCCAAAGTTAGACGTAAAAAACGTAACGGAGCAAGGAATTGGTGCTTGGATTCCGGTTCAAGATAATTTGTCTTTTACCTTTATGGCGTCAACAAAACCTAGATAA
- a CDS encoding cytochrome d ubiquinol oxidase subunit II, which translates to MEPVYLGILLIWILLFIYAVAGSIDFGTGFWAMYYERRNNVQASRIANNFLSPAWKVTNVFLVLLVVAFVALFPGAAPTLGTLMIVPLCLVLLLLTIRSAFMVYAFSTEKYSRVLTLVSGICGLIIPAILISILPAAIGGFVTVAGDQQYILLDGLLQSPAFYTHIGFGLMTELFISSLFMADYAKEAGDFDTARTYRRNALILGPLTLVIAIAAIFTLIPEAPWMFDNFMDLWGWYTASLFAFAIGYSALWWPSKNRELGQPRMALIFTVIQFGLASLAYGMAHLPYLLYPDVTIYNSFTNETMFHYLLIGFIIGLAILIPVFIWFWRLFFKDKAYLQSDGHDY; encoded by the coding sequence ATGGAACCAGTATATTTAGGCATTTTATTAATTTGGATCCTATTATTTATTTATGCAGTAGCAGGTTCAATTGATTTTGGAACAGGTTTTTGGGCAATGTATTATGAGCGAAGAAATAATGTTCAAGCCTCACGTATTGCCAATAACTTTTTGTCACCGGCGTGGAAAGTGACGAACGTGTTTCTTGTTTTACTGGTTGTCGCATTCGTTGCCTTATTCCCTGGTGCCGCACCTACACTAGGTACATTAATGATTGTGCCACTATGCCTAGTACTTCTACTGTTAACAATTCGAAGTGCGTTTATGGTTTACGCTTTTAGTACAGAAAAGTATTCAAGAGTGCTTACACTTGTGTCCGGCATTTGCGGACTCATTATTCCTGCTATCTTAATAAGCATTCTGCCGGCGGCGATTGGCGGCTTCGTAACCGTTGCAGGAGACCAACAATATATTCTCTTAGATGGTCTCCTGCAAAGTCCAGCATTCTATACGCATATCGGCTTCGGCTTAATGACAGAGCTGTTTATTTCCTCCCTCTTTATGGCTGATTATGCGAAAGAAGCTGGGGATTTTGATACCGCTCGAACCTATCGAAGAAACGCCCTAATCCTTGGACCACTCACACTGGTCATTGCTATCGCAGCAATCTTTACGCTTATTCCAGAAGCGCCGTGGATGTTTGACAATTTTATGGATTTATGGGGATGGTATACAGCTTCATTATTTGCTTTCGCCATTGGCTATAGTGCTTTATGGTGGCCATCAAAAAACAGAGAATTAGGGCAGCCACGGATGGCGCTTATTTTCACAGTCATCCAGTTTGGTCTTGCCAGTTTAGCCTACGGGATGGCGCACTTGCCATACCTACTGTATCCAGACGTCACGATATACAATTCATTCACGAACGAAACGATGTTTCACTATTTATTGATTGGCTTTATTATTGGCCTCGCCATCTTAATCCCTGTTTTTATATGGTTTTGGCGCTTGTTTTTTAAAGATAAAGCGTATTTACAAAGCGACGGTCACGACTATTAG
- a CDS encoding cytochrome ubiquinol oxidase subunit I translates to MDNVLLSRMLFGTSMAFHIIFATLTVGISLMIFFGELMRVIRKDNDYAVLAKRLTKGLAILLGVAIPTGTIVAVMLSLLWPGFMEIVGQVIALPFQIEIFAFFLESLFLAIYVYAADRLTTPMRIISSFFIAFGAVASAVLITSAHAWMNTPEGFDIINGAITNVNPLSAALSTSFWATSLHVVSTAYMTGAFVLVAVAAYKLMKPSITDAERRYHHKGMLLALIFGLGMSLWTGLTGHDTTVMLYEEIPIKLAAAEGLFETQSNAPLTLFGVPSPEENEVIGGIEIPGLLSWLATYSTDGVIQGLNDFPQEDWPPLIVHTLFNVMVFIGGGLIAISGGGLLYWFLKRKTKDFVFPKWMLAAFVASGPLAMIGIETGWIFSCTGRQPWTIFNIQRTSEAATTSGNLGIIFFFFAVLYAVLLVITSLVLYFYFKRNPLAQDMNAIGS, encoded by the coding sequence ATGGATAATGTCTTACTTTCAAGAATGTTATTTGGTACGTCAATGGCATTTCACATCATCTTCGCTACCCTAACCGTTGGTATATCTCTAATGATTTTTTTCGGTGAACTAATGCGTGTTATTCGCAAAGATAACGACTACGCTGTTTTAGCAAAACGCTTAACGAAAGGCTTAGCGATTTTACTAGGGGTTGCCATTCCAACAGGAACGATTGTTGCTGTCATGCTTTCTCTCCTGTGGCCCGGTTTTATGGAAATCGTTGGACAGGTCATTGCGCTCCCGTTTCAAATTGAAATTTTTGCGTTTTTCCTTGAATCTTTATTTTTAGCGATTTATGTCTATGCGGCTGATCGTCTCACGACGCCTATGCGTATCATTAGCTCGTTTTTTATAGCTTTTGGTGCAGTTGCTTCAGCTGTTCTTATTACGAGCGCTCATGCGTGGATGAACACACCTGAAGGCTTCGACATTATAAACGGAGCGATTACAAATGTGAATCCTTTATCAGCGGCGTTATCGACTAGTTTTTGGGCAACGTCATTACATGTTGTTAGCACTGCTTATATGACAGGTGCTTTTGTGCTCGTCGCTGTTGCAGCCTACAAACTAATGAAACCATCGATTACTGATGCTGAGCGTCGCTACCACCATAAAGGAATGCTGTTAGCACTCATCTTTGGATTAGGAATGTCTTTATGGACTGGCTTAACAGGTCATGATACTACGGTGATGCTTTATGAGGAAATTCCGATTAAACTCGCTGCTGCTGAAGGTTTGTTTGAAACTCAGTCGAATGCACCATTAACGCTATTCGGGGTTCCAAGTCCTGAGGAAAATGAAGTGATCGGTGGGATCGAAATTCCAGGTCTATTAAGCTGGCTTGCTACCTACTCAACAGACGGTGTCATACAGGGTTTAAATGATTTTCCACAAGAAGACTGGCCACCGCTCATCGTCCACACTTTATTTAATGTTATGGTCTTTATTGGTGGAGGATTAATTGCCATATCTGGAGGTGGATTATTGTATTGGTTTCTAAAACGCAAGACTAAAGATTTTGTGTTTCCGAAGTGGATGTTAGCTGCGTTTGTTGCATCTGGTCCACTTGCAATGATCGGCATTGAGACAGGCTGGATTTTCAGCTGTACAGGTAGGCAGCCATGGACCATTTTCAACATTCAACGTACGTCTGAAGCCGCTACTACTTCAGGAAACTTAGGGATCATTTTCTTCTTTTTCGCTGTACTCTATGCGGTTCTCTTAGTTATCACAAGTCTTGTACTTTATTTCTACTTTAAACGTAATCCTCTTGCACAAGACATGAATGCGATTGGATCATAA